The Lolium rigidum isolate FL_2022 chromosome 2, APGP_CSIRO_Lrig_0.1, whole genome shotgun sequence genomic interval CCCCATGCATTTTAAGCGTTTGCTGAATAGTGATTGAAAGGATGTTGAAGATAGGATTGAAAAGAAGAATGCTTGCTAGAAAGGCAACATTACCTCGATTGGATCTAGACTCATTTTGTTAGAAGCTTCTTTGAGAAGCATTACTAGTTATATGATGTCTTTCTTTACTATGCCTAAAGGGGTATTGAAAAGATGTGATTTCTTTCGGGCTCGCATGTTGTGGTAGGAAAAGTAAATGCTAAGAAATATCATTTGGTCAAATGGTCTGATGTTTGTCAGCCAAAAGATCAAGGGGGCCTTGGGGTGACAGAATTACATCTCAAGAATGTCAACCTTCTGTGTAAATGGATTTGGCGTTTAGAAAATGAAGAGGGTCTATGGCAAGACCTAATTAAAGCAAAGTATCTTAAAAAAATGTACCTTTTCTCAATGTAAGCCTAGTCCATCTCATTCCCATTTCCGGTCAGATCTAGTGGCGATAAAAGACATCTTTTATAGCTGTTGTAAGAGAGTTCTTGGGGATGGCAGGAAAACCCTTTTCTGGGAAGACAGTTGGGTTGGGCACCAGCCACTTTGTCGAAGTTTCCTGCGACTCTATAATCTCTGTTATAGTCATTTTATTACAGTTCATACTGTTTTTAGCAAAGGTTTTGATATGTTAAAGTTTAGAAGATTTCTAAGAGAGGAAACCAAAGCCATGTGGTGTAAGCTTTTGGACGTTTGTAGTCAAGTTCAGTTAAAAGATGAACCTGACAGAGTTTCGTGGCCGTTGACAAAATCTGGTACTTTTTTGGTTAAATCAATGTATTCCTTTTTAGTAGCAAAAAAGGTTAATTTCCCCTATAAAACTATGTGGACCCTCAACTTCCTTTGAGGATCAAAGTCTTTTTGCTGGTTGGTAATTAAGAATAGAATCCTAACTAAAGAGAATCTTAGGGTGGAAGAAACTGGAACTGTGTGAGTTTTATGATGATTACGAAACTCAGGAACACTTGTTCTTCTTGTGCCCTCTAGCGAAATATATTTGGAACGTGGTTAGTGTTTCTTTGGGATTAGTAAGATATTTGAATGCTTTGTTGATCTATATAGAGATTGGTTCAACACGTATTCAGGCCGAGATAGGAAGGTTGTAATTGTAGGTTCAGTGGCGGTTGTATGGGCTATttggaaaacaagaaacaaatcttGTTTTCAAAAAATTCGCCTCGGAGAGACCCCACAAGTGTTATTACTCTTGTTTTTCATTTCATTAACACTTGATCGAAATTGTAGAAAAATGGGTTGAACCATGTAAATGTTCTGCAGTTTCTATTGAAACTGGGGATCCCCTGCGGGGTtccttttctcgaaaaaaaattacGGATGACACGTTAAAATGcgtctagatatatccatatttTTTTATTTAGATAAAGATAAATCACTTATCTCCGAATGGAGGGAATAGTTTTTAACCAGATATATGATCAGCGTGTAGGTACCTGCAGTACGAGGCATTGCATTTTCTTGAAATTCCGTCTCCGGGTGATATATGGGTGGTCTAGGACGTTCACACATACACATATGCCAAGGCAGCAACTGAATCCATGGGACTTGGGAGCGACCACACAAAAGGCAACAGGCAGGAGGACGACGGGCATGTACGTTACACACAACAACCGTAGGCGTGTAACACGCACGGACGTACGGTACGCCTAGCTATAGCTCCAGCACATACTCTTGTCCGGCCGTTCCTTCCTATAAATAAGCACGCAGCAGCTCCTGAGCATTCCATCCCAAGCACAGGAACCACTGAGCTAGTTAACTTgggagtgagagtgagagtgatcGATCCAAGATGTTGGGTTTGTTTACTCCGCGGCTCAAGGGGAAGGTGACGCTTGTGCGCAGGAGCGTCATCGACTTGAACCACCCAGGAGACGCCGTCATCAGCCACGACACCTGGGATGAGCTGACCACCAAAGGCGTCACCTGCCAGCTCATCAGCTCCACCGTCGCCGATCCTAGTAAGTAGTAATTACTAACCTCGTCATCTAatatgaaatggagggagtaattcGCAGCGGAGACTTATATATGAGTTGGCATGTATGTATGGATGCAGATGATGAGAGCCGGGGTCTCGTGGGTGACGAGCATCATGTTGATTACCCGGTGTTCCACTTACAACCAATCATCCACAGCGATTCCACCTACGATGTCACCTTCAAGTGGGACGTGAATAAGCTCGGCATCCCCGGCGCCGTAATCGTCAGGAACTACCACGCCACCCAGTTCCTCCTCAAGACAATCACCATTGAACAAGTCCCCGGCCACCGCGGCCCTATCGTCTTCCTCGCAAACTCATGGGTCTACAACACCGACAAGTACCACTACAACCGAGTCTTCTTCACCAACGACGTACGTCTAGCTACCTTTCTTGCATCGATTCATTCCATGAACACCAATGAATTTGCTAATGAACAAGCATGGGATCGATGCCACCCTCAGACGTACCTGCCGAGCAAGATGCCGGCGTTGCTACGGCCGTACCGAGAGGACGAGCTCCAGATCCTTCGAGGGGACCACCCCAAGCAGGAGAACGGCGAATACAAGGACCGTGACCGTGTTTACCGCTACGACCTCTACAACGACCTCGGCGATCCAGACAACAACAACCCTCGCCCCACCCTCGGCGGCCCCGACAGCCCGTACCCTTACCCGCGCCGCGGCCGCACCGGCAGGAAGCCCACCAAGTTGGACCCCACGTGCGAGAGCGCCAATGTGGTGCCCCTGCTCCAGCAGTTCTACGTCCCCCGCGACGAGTGCTTTAACCACGCCAAGAAGGCCGACTTCACCGCCTACGCCATCAAGGCCGTCAAAGGGGGCATCCTCCCCCTAGCCAGGGAGCGATTCGACAGGATCACGCCCCGCGAGTTCGACGACTTCGACGACATCTACAAGCTCTACGACGATGGTGGCCTTAAGATCCCCGACATCCCTGCCCTCGACGCGCTCTACAAAGCCTTCCCGCCGCTCAGAAGCATCAGCCCAGCCCCCGGGGACTTCCTCTTCAACATGCCCATGCCGGATGTCATCAAGGAGGACAAGCTCGCATGGCGGACGGACGACGAGTTCGCCCGCGAGATGCTCGCCGGCCTCAACCCACACATCATCACGCGCCTGCAGGAGtttcctcccaggagcagccttgACGGCTACGGCGACCAAAACAGCAAGATCACTCCGGACCACATCCAGCACAGCCTCGGCAGGCTCACTGTCGACAAGGCCATCGCCGACAATAGGCTCTTCATCCTCGACCACCACGACAACTTCATGCCTCAGCTCCTAAAGATCAACAACCTCTGGGACACGTTCGTCTATGCCACCAGGACGCTGCTCTTCCTCCAGGACGATGACACCCTCAAGCCAATCGCCATCGAGCTCAGCACGCCCCGCCTCGACGATCTCGGCATCAAAGTGGTTGGCGCCGATAGCAAGGTCTACACGCCCCCCTCCGAGTCCGACAACAAGGTCCAGCACACCATCTGGCAGCTGGCCAAGGCCTACGCCGCCGTCAACGATTCCGCGTGGCACGCCCTCATCAGCCACTGGCTCCACACCCACGCGGTGATCGAGCCATTCGTCATAGCCACCAACCGGCAGCTCAGCGTCACACACCCCATCCACAAGCTCCTGCAGCCGCACTACCGCGACACCATGATGATCAACGCCCAGGCACGCCAGCTCCTCATCAACGCAGGCGGCCTCTTCGAGATGACCGTTTGTCCTGGTGAGTACGCGCTAAGAATCTCCTCTGACGTCTACAGAAACTGGAACTTCACCGAGCAGGCGCTGCCGGTAGACTTGATCAAGAGGGGCGTGGCCAAGGAGGATAAAGACAGCCCCTACGGAGTGTCTCTGCTCATCAAGGACTACCCGTACGCTGTGGATGGGCTGGCCGTCTGGTCGGCCATTGAGAACTGGGTCGACGAGTACTGCAAAATCTACTATCCCACCGACGACGTGCTTCAAAACGACGTCGAGCTGCAGGCATGGTGGAAGGAGGTGCGTGAAGTCGGCCATGGCGACATCAAGGACCAGCCCTGGTGGCCCAACATGACAACCGTGAAGGAGCTCGTCAGGTCATGCGCCACCATCATCTGGATCGCCTCCGCGCTGCACGCGGCCGTCAACTTTGGACAGTACTCATATGCTGGCTACCTCCCGAACCGCCCCACATCGAGCCGGCGCCCAATGCCGGAGCCAGGCACCAAGGAGTACCAGGAGGTGGAGACTAATCCGGACATGGCCTTCATCCACACCATCACTAGCCAGTTCCAAAGCATCATTGGTGTGTCCCTAATCGAGGTCCTGTCCAACCACTCCTCCGATGAGGTGTACCTGGGACAGCGTGAAGAGCCACAGTGGACATCAGATGACAAGGCTAAAAAGGCCTTCCAGAAGTTCAGCCAGAACCTGATCAACATCGAAGGAAGAATCATCAATATGAACGAGAAACAGAGTCTCAAGAACAGGAATGGTCCAGCAAAATTCCCCTACATGCTCCTCTACCCCAACACCTCTGACACCGATGGCGAGAGCGCCACCGGGATCACCGCCAAGGGCATCCCCAACAGCATCTCCATCTGATCAATGTTTATGGTACAGTATTATTTTTTGTCGTATATGTTTCTCTACTTTCACATTGCAAATAAGAAATGAGTATATGTGTGTGTCTGTATGGGGTCAGAAGCGTGCTCGTTCACGTTGAGGCCGAGTTGTGTTTGTTTTTCTGTTGATGAAGGGGGTCATCGCCTTGTAGTCAGCAAGTTTTTTTGAGCttcaataaaataaaaaggcagaaaagACACATGGTTAATGCGTCGCAAAACATCGCCCTTGTATTCTACCATGTATGTGTGAGTGCCAAAAATGAAACTGTGTTGTAATTGAGGCTGGCCAAAGATTTGGTATTAGAGCATGACTGGAGGAGGCAACGAGAGACACATCACCAGAGAAGAAGATGTCACCATGAGCAGGAGCAAACAGCCTTGACAATGGCTCAGTCATCTGAAAGAGGACCAACAAGAATCACATAAGGTTTTTGAACCAGCTGCGATAACATCTAATAGAGTGGTTAACAACAATCAATTGCCTATGTTATGGTAGAATGTATGTGATGTTCCACTATCATAGATGATTCATTTGATGTTTGTCCACTAGACAGAATTAGCATGTTGTCTTAGCTTTCTACCTTTTCTTCGCTCTTCCGTTAGCAACACATCAGTTTTGACTGGTTTAGCAGATAAAATTTCAAATGTGAAATGACAGAAAGATACCACCAGACCTCAATAAGAGTTCCTTTTATAACCCCAATGACATCCTCACCATTTTCACCATATTCTGAATGATTGTCACGCTTGTATCAAAAAGCTTTGCATATCAGACATGTACGCAAGTTTGCATACTGTTTATAGTAGAATATATATATTCATTTACTCTTTACGGTAGAAGATACATTCATTTGGATATGGATGTGTTATTTTCTACGCAAATCTTTCTGAAAGTCTTGTCAAACCAACTGGCATACCTTCAATTATAGCACCTCAAGCACACATTGCCTAAATTATAGAAAACTAGAATCAGAGAAAAAGGTAATCAGTAGctacagccatacaccacttatTTTCTAATTATTCCCCATGGTGTAGACAAAGATATCTCCTAATAGTAATACCAAATATGGTCAAGGAAAGGGAGCAACTGACTGGTGGAAATGGGAACTACAAGTGGTGGCAGAGGTACGGGCGAATCAGCTTGCCGATCAC includes:
- the LOC124691738 gene encoding putative linoleate 9S-lipoxygenase 3; amino-acid sequence: MLGLFTPRLKGKVTLVRRSVIDLNHPGDAVISHDTWDELTTKGVTCQLISSTVADPNDESRGLVGDEHHVDYPVFHLQPIIHSDSTYDVTFKWDVNKLGIPGAVIVRNYHATQFLLKTITIEQVPGHRGPIVFLANSWVYNTDKYHYNRVFFTNDTYLPSKMPALLRPYREDELQILRGDHPKQENGEYKDRDRVYRYDLYNDLGDPDNNNPRPTLGGPDSPYPYPRRGRTGRKPTKLDPTCESANVVPLLQQFYVPRDECFNHAKKADFTAYAIKAVKGGILPLARERFDRITPREFDDFDDIYKLYDDGGLKIPDIPALDALYKAFPPLRSISPAPGDFLFNMPMPDVIKEDKLAWRTDDEFAREMLAGLNPHIITRLQEFPPRSSLDGYGDQNSKITPDHIQHSLGRLTVDKAIADNRLFILDHHDNFMPQLLKINNLWDTFVYATRTLLFLQDDDTLKPIAIELSTPRLDDLGIKVVGADSKVYTPPSESDNKVQHTIWQLAKAYAAVNDSAWHALISHWLHTHAVIEPFVIATNRQLSVTHPIHKLLQPHYRDTMMINAQARQLLINAGGLFEMTVCPGEYALRISSDVYRNWNFTEQALPVDLIKRGVAKEDKDSPYGVSLLIKDYPYAVDGLAVWSAIENWVDEYCKIYYPTDDVLQNDVELQAWWKEVREVGHGDIKDQPWWPNMTTVKELVRSCATIIWIASALHAAVNFGQYSYAGYLPNRPTSSRRPMPEPGTKEYQEVETNPDMAFIHTITSQFQSIIGVSLIEVLSNHSSDEVYLGQREEPQWTSDDKAKKAFQKFSQNLINIEGRIINMNEKQSLKNRNGPAKFPYMLLYPNTSDTDGESATGITAKGIPNSISI